A genomic window from Desulfatibacillum aliphaticivorans DSM 15576 includes:
- a CDS encoding glycosyltransferase family 2 protein has translation MTEPMVRKAFVMASGKGSRFGKKPSAPPKTLSTVGGVSLLERNVRLIDQAFSPEIVYLVAGGAPEIVRRAARSFSSIRAKTIVIEATPQERQAGLLGGFAAIAKYVQPDETFIAALGDEYYEGADHKTFAQALAEHNGFSALCAFKPCRTQKECKRNYSLVYDESTRRVSSIREKDGSGQGRFFGLGLAAAKGELAHLCRDYCERGAKASPYELINALPGPTPGCQFAGDYVNVNTTEDLWTARDLLWRKNKGLPDVDVVIPALNEEQCIEQVVLDFKRVCKQVIVMDNMSEDLTAEKARKAGALVVTRSMGGYGDAIKQGLELCTAQAVAVTEADGSFKSSDLEKLLPCLVFHDAVFGSRTSERLIQPGAFMPYLVRMANRTVGLFLSLLWPWHPAKFTDVGCSLRVMRQDAFLDIQSSLVGQGPEFAPEVALELMAHGLRIAEVPISYRPRLGGGSKLSGNYKNSARTALRMLRLIITKRIHK, from the coding sequence ATGACTGAACCCATGGTGCGCAAGGCTTTTGTCATGGCCTCGGGCAAGGGCAGCCGGTTTGGGAAAAAACCGTCGGCGCCGCCCAAGACCCTCAGTACGGTGGGAGGCGTCAGCCTGTTGGAACGCAACGTCCGGTTGATCGACCAGGCGTTTTCTCCTGAAATTGTGTATCTGGTTGCAGGTGGGGCGCCGGAAATTGTGAGGCGAGCCGCCCGGTCATTTTCATCCATCCGGGCAAAGACAATTGTTATTGAAGCGACTCCCCAAGAGAGGCAGGCAGGCCTGCTTGGAGGCTTCGCCGCCATTGCAAAATATGTCCAGCCGGACGAAACCTTTATTGCGGCCCTGGGGGACGAGTATTACGAAGGCGCGGACCATAAAACCTTCGCCCAAGCTCTTGCCGAACATAACGGTTTTTCCGCCCTGTGCGCTTTCAAGCCCTGCCGAACCCAAAAGGAATGCAAGCGCAATTACTCGCTGGTTTACGACGAATCCACCCGCCGGGTCAGCTCCATCCGGGAAAAGGACGGCAGCGGCCAGGGCCGTTTTTTCGGCCTGGGATTGGCCGCCGCCAAAGGCGAACTCGCCCATCTGTGCCGGGACTATTGCGAACGGGGAGCCAAGGCCTCCCCCTATGAGTTGATCAACGCCCTGCCCGGCCCGACCCCGGGTTGCCAATTTGCCGGGGATTACGTCAACGTCAACACGACGGAGGACCTATGGACAGCCAGGGATTTGCTTTGGCGAAAAAATAAGGGGCTGCCTGATGTAGACGTTGTCATTCCGGCATTGAACGAAGAGCAATGCATCGAACAGGTGGTCCTGGATTTTAAAAGGGTCTGCAAGCAGGTCATCGTCATGGATAATATGTCGGAAGACTTGACCGCCGAAAAGGCCCGGAAGGCCGGGGCTTTGGTCGTCACCCGATCCATGGGAGGCTACGGAGACGCCATCAAGCAGGGTTTGGAATTGTGTACGGCCCAAGCGGTCGCCGTTACCGAGGCGGACGGCTCCTTTAAATCATCGGACCTGGAAAAACTGCTGCCCTGCCTGGTTTTTCACGACGCGGTGTTCGGCTCCCGCACCAGCGAACGTTTGATCCAGCCGGGCGCTTTCATGCCTTATCTGGTGCGCATGGCCAATCGCACCGTGGGGCTGTTCCTGTCCCTGCTTTGGCCTTGGCATCCGGCGAAATTCACGGACGTGGGATGCTCCCTGCGGGTAATGCGGCAAGACGCGTTTCTGGACATTCAAAGCAGCCTCGTAGGCCAGGGGCCGGAGTTTGCGCCGGAAGTCGCCTTGGAGTTGATGGCGCACGGCCTGCGCATCGCTGAAGTTCCCATATCCTACCGCCCCCGGCTGGGCGGAGGGTCCAAGCTCTCCGGCAATTATAAAAACTCCGCCCGGACGGCATTAAGGATGTTGAGGCTGATCATAACGAAAAGAATCCATAAATGA
- a CDS encoding MerR family transcriptional regulator — protein sequence MSEEFVLDPDKRYFRIGEVSSIAGLKPSVLRFWESEFKQIRPGRSLSGHRVYKRTDLDLILRIKDLLYTQKFTIPGAKAALAQEGKQAKEVKESSAGKKSAPGLEEIRDELLAIRRMLD from the coding sequence ATGAGTGAAGAATTCGTGCTGGACCCTGATAAGCGGTATTTCAGGATTGGAGAAGTCAGCTCCATAGCAGGACTTAAACCCTCTGTATTGCGTTTTTGGGAAAGTGAATTCAAGCAAATCCGCCCCGGCAGATCCTTGTCAGGGCACCGGGTGTACAAACGGACCGACCTGGACCTGATCCTGCGCATCAAGGATTTATTGTACACCCAAAAATTCACTATCCCGGGGGCCAAAGCCGCCCTGGCCCAAGAGGGCAAACAAGCCAAGGAAGTCAAAGAATCTTCGGCAGGCAAAAAGTCCGCCCCGGGTCTGGAGGAAATCAGGGACGAACTGCTCGCCATCCGTCGAATGCTGGACTGA
- the pheT gene encoding phenylalanine--tRNA ligase subunit beta, protein MLVSLKWLQQYVNVDADPQEIAHALTMAGLEVEGVHDRFAHLQKVVVGEILSAEPVKKSDHLQVCQVNAGGQTLQVVCGAPNARAGLKAPLALQGAEFPDGMVISKGKLMGQVSEGMLCSEKELEVGANAGGIMELDDSLTPGQNLAEALNLSDTVFELGITPNRSDCLSMIGVARELAAIYGVEMTLPDASLPEEGDAVEDVTSVDILDPDHCPRYAARVIKGIKIGPSPNWLAQALLAVGIRPISNIVDVTNYVMMETGQPLHAFDYDLLEENRIVVRLAAKGEKFTTLDSKENELEDDMLMICDGKKAVALAGVMGGLNSEINDNTTNVLIESAHFSPMSVRKTAKRLGYHTEASHRFERGTDHEGVLFAAQRAAQLMLQTAGGVCAKGAVDAHPVTVEKTEITLSASRTNEILGTDIPFDQIVKYLESVNMEVTPIDQDSMKVLAPVYRVDVSRPEDLMEEVARLFGYDNIPTTWPAATMEIHPSDPIRDFGLKLRTSLSGRGFREAINYSFVGADTPQRLMLAESDKRTQTLPILNPLTEDQAVMRTSLLPGLFASVAVNINYQNKDLALFEIGKTFIAEKGQELPTEIESLCLVLSGAAAAPSWQSKAVRTDFFEMKGCCEALMADFHIENAEYSRIEDDSAPYLVKGQCAQIVCQGQRVGVLGKVKPEVLKGFEVKQDVFVAEFNAAALLAAVPDALTYQAPPRFPATDRDITIVLDKKVEAEAVLAHVRKMDQEWIRALEVVAVYEGEPVPEGKKSLSFRITYRSDSTTLQDKEVNEVHEGIGKELTEAFGAA, encoded by the coding sequence ATGTTAGTCAGTCTGAAATGGCTCCAACAATACGTCAACGTGGATGCGGATCCCCAGGAAATCGCCCATGCCCTGACCATGGCCGGGCTGGAGGTGGAAGGGGTGCATGACAGGTTCGCCCACCTGCAAAAAGTGGTGGTAGGCGAAATTCTGTCCGCGGAACCCGTGAAAAAGTCCGACCACTTGCAGGTTTGCCAAGTGAACGCCGGCGGCCAGACCTTGCAGGTCGTGTGCGGCGCGCCCAACGCCCGGGCCGGGCTGAAAGCCCCCCTGGCCCTCCAGGGCGCCGAGTTTCCCGACGGCATGGTCATTTCCAAGGGCAAGCTCATGGGACAGGTTTCCGAAGGCATGCTCTGCTCTGAAAAAGAGCTGGAAGTCGGAGCAAACGCCGGCGGCATTATGGAACTGGACGACTCCCTGACTCCCGGCCAAAACCTGGCCGAGGCCCTGAATCTTTCCGATACGGTTTTTGAACTGGGGATCACCCCCAACCGGTCCGACTGCCTTTCCATGATCGGCGTGGCCCGGGAGCTGGCCGCCATCTACGGCGTGGAAATGACGCTGCCCGACGCCAGCCTGCCTGAAGAAGGCGACGCCGTCGAGGACGTCACCTCCGTGGACATCCTGGACCCGGATCATTGCCCCCGATACGCAGCCCGTGTGATCAAAGGCATCAAGATCGGCCCCAGCCCCAACTGGCTGGCCCAGGCCCTGCTGGCCGTTGGCATTCGCCCCATCAGCAACATCGTGGACGTAACCAACTACGTGATGATGGAAACCGGGCAGCCTTTGCACGCCTTTGACTACGACCTGCTGGAGGAAAACAGGATTGTGGTTCGTCTGGCCGCTAAAGGCGAGAAGTTCACCACCCTGGACAGCAAGGAAAATGAGCTGGAAGACGACATGCTCATGATCTGCGACGGCAAAAAGGCCGTGGCTTTGGCAGGGGTCATGGGCGGACTCAACTCCGAAATCAACGACAACACAACCAACGTGTTGATCGAAAGCGCCCATTTCAGCCCCATGAGCGTCAGAAAGACCGCCAAACGACTTGGGTATCACACCGAGGCTTCCCATCGATTCGAACGCGGCACGGATCACGAAGGCGTTTTGTTCGCCGCCCAAAGGGCCGCCCAGCTTATGCTGCAGACAGCCGGAGGCGTTTGCGCCAAAGGGGCGGTGGACGCTCACCCGGTCACTGTGGAAAAGACGGAGATCACCCTTTCCGCTTCCCGGACCAACGAAATTCTGGGCACGGACATTCCTTTCGACCAGATCGTGAAATACCTGGAATCCGTGAACATGGAAGTCACGCCCATTGACCAGGACTCCATGAAGGTGCTGGCTCCGGTCTACCGCGTGGACGTGTCCCGTCCCGAGGATTTGATGGAGGAAGTGGCCAGGCTGTTCGGATACGACAACATTCCCACGACCTGGCCGGCCGCGACCATGGAAATCCATCCGTCCGACCCCATCCGGGATTTCGGGCTGAAGTTGAGGACTTCCCTGAGCGGCCGGGGCTTCCGCGAGGCCATCAATTACAGCTTTGTGGGCGCTGATACGCCCCAACGCCTGATGCTGGCGGAATCGGACAAAAGAACCCAGACCCTGCCCATCCTCAATCCTTTGACCGAGGATCAGGCGGTCATGCGTACGTCTTTGCTGCCCGGGCTTTTCGCCTCCGTGGCGGTAAACATCAATTACCAGAACAAAGACCTGGCCCTGTTTGAAATCGGCAAGACCTTCATCGCGGAAAAAGGCCAGGAACTGCCCACGGAAATCGAGTCCCTGTGCCTGGTTCTTTCCGGCGCGGCTGCGGCCCCGTCCTGGCAAAGCAAGGCGGTTCGCACGGACTTTTTCGAGATGAAAGGCTGCTGCGAGGCTTTAATGGCGGACTTTCATATCGAAAACGCCGAATATTCCCGAATTGAAGACGACTCCGCGCCTTATCTGGTCAAAGGCCAATGCGCGCAAATCGTCTGCCAGGGCCAGCGCGTGGGCGTGCTCGGCAAGGTCAAGCCCGAGGTTCTGAAAGGATTTGAAGTCAAGCAGGACGTGTTTGTCGCCGAGTTTAACGCGGCCGCCCTTTTGGCCGCCGTCCCGGATGCACTGACCTATCAGGCGCCGCCCAGGTTTCCCGCCACAGACAGGGACATCACCATTGTCCTGGACAAGAAGGTGGAAGCCGAAGCCGTCCTGGCTCACGTCCGCAAAATGGATCAGGAATGGATCAGGGCGCTGGAGGTTGTGGCCGTCTATGAAGGCGAGCCCGTGCCGGAAGGCAAAAAGAGCCTGTCGTTCCGCATTACGTACAGGTCCGACTCCACGACCCTGCAAGACAAGGAAGTGAACGAGGTGCATGAAGGGATTGGCAAGGAATTGACGGAAGCCTTTGGGGCTGCCTGA
- the pheS gene encoding phenylalanine--tRNA ligase subunit alpha has protein sequence MKTQIQELRTQALADIESAGDAKAIDELNIRYLGRKGLVNDLMKGMAKVPADEKPLIGRLANELKNDLQDAFAKAVEKFGSGKEAGDVVDVTLPGRPRKVGGLHPLTTINLEICDIFTRLGFDIAQGPEVELDYYNFEALNFPKDHPARDMQDTFFVSDNVVLRTHTSPMQVRTMEKQKPPVRVIAPGKVYRCDSDITHTPMFAQVEGLVVDKGISFADLKGVLTTLVHQIFDDKTPLRFRPSFFPFTEPSAEVDIGCVMCKGSGCRVCSHTGWLEILGSGMVHPRVFEFVGYDTSEISGFAFGMGVERIAMLKYGIDDIRKYYENDLRFLNQF, from the coding sequence CAAATCCAAGAATTACGGACCCAGGCTCTGGCCGACATTGAGTCGGCCGGCGACGCCAAAGCCATTGATGAACTGAACATCCGGTATTTGGGCCGCAAGGGCCTGGTCAATGATCTCATGAAGGGGATGGCCAAGGTTCCGGCCGACGAAAAACCCCTGATCGGGCGCCTTGCTAACGAATTGAAAAATGATCTCCAGGACGCCTTTGCCAAGGCCGTGGAGAAATTCGGTTCCGGCAAAGAGGCCGGGGACGTCGTGGACGTCACCCTGCCCGGCAGGCCCAGGAAGGTGGGCGGACTCCATCCCCTCACCACTATCAACCTGGAAATCTGCGACATCTTCACCCGCCTGGGCTTTGACATCGCCCAGGGGCCGGAAGTGGAATTGGATTATTACAATTTCGAGGCCCTGAACTTTCCCAAAGACCACCCCGCCAGGGACATGCAGGACACCTTTTTCGTGTCGGACAACGTGGTGCTGAGAACCCATACCTCGCCCATGCAGGTCCGCACCATGGAAAAGCAGAAGCCGCCCGTGCGCGTTATCGCCCCGGGCAAGGTTTACCGGTGCGACTCCGACATCACCCACACCCCCATGTTCGCCCAGGTGGAAGGCCTGGTGGTGGACAAAGGCATTTCGTTCGCCGACCTCAAGGGGGTGCTGACCACCCTGGTGCACCAGATTTTCGACGATAAAACACCGCTTCGATTCCGGCCCAGCTTTTTTCCGTTTACCGAGCCCAGCGCCGAAGTGGATATCGGATGCGTCATGTGCAAAGGCTCCGGCTGCCGCGTGTGCTCTCACACCGGCTGGCTGGAAATCCTGGGTTCGGGCATGGTCCATCCCCGCGTTTTCGAGTTCGTGGGATATGACACCTCCGAAATCTCCGGCTTTGCATTCGGCATGGGAGTGGAGCGCATCGCCATGCTCAAATACGGCATCGACGACATCCGCAAATATTACGAAAACGACCTACGCTTTTTGAACCAGTTTTAA